A genomic region of Lates calcarifer isolate ASB-BC8 linkage group LG9, TLL_Latcal_v3, whole genome shotgun sequence contains the following coding sequences:
- the slc2a11l gene encoding solute carrier family 2 member 11, like, translating into MSQYLTLLLDCPVVIAAIFVSGIGGTFQYGFCVSVMTSPSVFIKRLVNQTCLQRYSVSLDQWQISLIWSFTVSIFCIGGLLGSLVAGPLISKYGRKQCLLLNNFVAIFGALLMLLSQKATSFEMIMVGRLLYGINSGVSLSAHTMYLVECAPKRLRGMVGVTVATFISLGKFSGQLLGISELLGTEDRWPWLLGFNGFTALLQLASLPFLPESPSFLLLDRGDRQACDKALKTLWGDKDYSAEVEEMMKEKAALQNVHSHSVMELFQNQTVRWQLLTIFVTFTTLQLCGINAVYFYSFDVFRAAGIQEQQLRYAALGTGLCELTTSVACFMIIESTGKKVLLFRGYILMSATLVLLTVTLYLQTHVSWMPYCSMVLIFIFIFFFASGPAGVTAPLPGEILTQSFKSAGYTIACSLNWTGLFVLGMIFPVLVENLNYFCFLIFLVFCAICGLYVRFNVPETKNRTALEIAAEFERMHCKSRESMTKSTEEKSVMGTCETKF; encoded by the exons ATGTCACAGTACTTAACACTCCTG CTAGATTGTCCTGTTGTAATTGCTGCCATTTTTGTGTCTGGCATTGGAGGGACGTTTCAGTATGGCTTCTGTGTATCTGTAATGACTTCCCCCTCTGTT TTTATAAAGAGGCTGGTGAACCAAACATGTCTGCAGAGATACAGTGTTTCTTTGGATCAGTGGCAGATCTCTCTCATCTGGTCCTTCACTGTGTCCATTTTCTGCATCGGGGGGTTACTGGGGTCACTGGTGGCGGGTCCACTGATCTCAAAATATGGCAG AAAGCAATGCCTTTTGTTGAACAATTTCGTGGCTATATTTGGAGCTTTGTTGATGCTCTTGAGCCAAAAAGCCACATCCTTTGAGATGATCATGGTGGGACGACTTCTCTATGGCATCAATTCAG GAGTCAGCCTGTCAGCTCACACCATGTACCTGGTTGAGTGCGCCCCCAAGAGGCTGCGAGGGATGGTGGGTGTGACCGTCGCTACCTTCATCTCCTTGGGGAAGTTCAGTGGTCAGCTGCTTGGGATCAG TGAGTTACTTGGTACAGAGGATAGGTGGCCCTGGCTGCTTGGCTTCAATGGCTTCACTGCCTTACTTCAGCTCGCCTCCCTGCCCTTCCTGCCAGAGTCCCCCAGCTTCCTGCTCCTGGACAGAGGAGATCGCCAGGCCTGTGATAAAG CTTTAAAGACGCTATGGGGCGACAAGGACTACAGCgcggaggtggaggagatgatgaaggagaaagcTGCCCTACAGAACGTCCACAGCCACTCAGTGATGGAGCTGTTTCAGAACCAAACGGTCCGCTGGCAGCTCCTCACCATCTTTGTTACCTTCACCACACTACAGCTCTGTGGCATCAACGCT GTGTACTTTTATTCTTTTGATGTGTTTCGTGCGGCAGGAATCCAAGAGCAGCAGTTACGTTACGCTGCTTTGGGAACAGGGCTGTGTGAGCTGACCACCTCTGTAGCCTGT TTCATGATTATTGAGAGCACAGGGAAAAAAGTCCTGCTCTTCAGAGGATACATACTAATGTCTGCAACACTTGTTCTCCTCACCGTCACTCTGTACCTGCAG ACTCATGTCTCCTGGATGCCGTACTGCAGCATGGTcctcattttcatatttatattcttttttgCCAGTGGGCCAG CTGGAGTAACAGCTCCTCTTCCAGGGGAAATCTTAACTCAGTCTTTTAAATCAGCTGGATACACCATCGCCTGCTCTCTCAACTGGACAGGCCTGTTTGTGTTGGGGATGATCTTCCCTGTGTTGGTG GAGAATCTGAATTACTTTTGCTTTCTCATATTCCTGGTCTTCTGCGCCATCTGTGGGCTGTACGTGAGGTTCAATGTCCCCGAGACCAAGAACAGGACAGCCCTGGAGATCGCTGCGGAATTTGAGAGGATGCACTGCAAATCTAGAGAATCAATGACAAAATCCACTGAGGAGAAGAGTGTCATGGGAACATGCGAGACCAAATTCTGA
- the nt5c2l1 gene encoding LOW QUALITY PROTEIN: 5'-nucleotidase, cytosolic II, like 1 (The sequence of the model RefSeq protein was modified relative to this genomic sequence to represent the inferred CDS: deleted 1 base in 1 codon), protein MDAMDKNPSISPDEPKVKRGFDQKVFVNRSLTLENIKCYGFDMDYTLAIYKSPDYESMGFELIRDRMVSIGYPHELLRYTYDPTFPTRGLVIDTTYGNLLKVDSNGNILVCSHGFRFLNGDDIQNYYPNKFIQRDDTDRFYILNTLFNMSETYLYACLVDFFTRCSRYTNLLKGYQHGDLFMSYRSMFQDVRDAMDFIHDTGSLKERTIKNLEKYVVSDPNLAVLLTRIKEVAKVFLATNSDYTYTEVIMKYLLESNVKTGSPKRSWRSFFDLVVVDTRKPLFFADGTVLRQVDTDTGKLRIGTYTGDLQHGTVYSGGSSDIICDLLGVKGKDILYVGDHIFGDILKSKKRQGWKTFLVVPELTKELNVWEEKKNLFEELKRLDIFLAEIYKHLDSGSRECPDITAIQTRIKVLTYRMDMSYGQMGSLLRSGSRQTLFASQLMRYADLYSSTCINLLHYPFNYLFMAPPVLMPHEAASQISAEFVSSDLTNKIVTNNIVRN, encoded by the exons ATGGACGCAATGGACAAAAACCCCAGCATCTCCCCTGATGAGCCCAAGGTGAAGAGAGGCTTTGACCAAAA GGTGTTTGTCAACAGAAGCCTGACGCTGGAAAACATCAAATGCTATGGCTTCGACATGGACTACACACTCGCAA tatACAAGTCTCCTGACTATGAGAGCATGGGCTTTGAGCTGATAAGAGACAGAATGGTGTCTATTGGATACCCTCATGAGCTTCTACGCTACACGTATGACCCCACCTTTCCCACACG CGGCTTGGTGATTGACACCACATACGGGAACCTCCTGAAGGTGGACTCAAATGGGAATATTTTAGTCTGCAGCCATGGCTTCCGCTTCCTCAATGg AGACGACATTCAAAACTACTACCCCAACAAATTCATTCAGAGAGATGACACCGACCGCTTTTACATTCTTAACACACTCTTCAATATGTCAG AGACTTATCTCTACGCCTGCCTTGTGGACTTCTTCACCAGATGCAGCAGATACACAAA CCTCCTGAAAGGTTATCAGCACGGCGACTTGTTTATGTCCTACAGAAGCATGTTTCAAGATGTTCGAGATGCAATGGACTTCATTCATGATACA GGAAGCCTGAAAGAACGAACTATCAAGAACTTGGAGAAATACGTTGTAAGCGAC CCAAATCTTGCTGTACTCTTGACTCGGATTAAAGAAGTGGCCAAGGTCTTTCTCGCAACCAATAGTGACTACACCTACACTGAG GTCATCATGAAATACCTGCTTGAAAGTAATGTTAAG ACTGGAAGTCCAAAAAGGTCCTGGCGTTCCTTCTTTGACCTGGTCGTTGTGGACACCAGAAAGCCACTGTTCTTCGCAGATGGGACTGTGCTGAGACAAGTGGACACG GACACAGGAAAGCTTCGGATT GGGACTTACACAGGCGACCTCCAGCATGGGACTGTGTATTCTGGGG GATCCTCAGACATCATCTGTGATCTGCTGGGTGTTAAAGGTAAGGACATCCTCTATGTTGGAGACCACATCTTTGGTGACATCCTCAAATCGAAGAAACGCCAGGGCTGGAAGACTTTCCTGGTCGTACCGGAGCTCACCAAGGAGCTGAACGTgtgggaggagaagaaaa ATCTGTTTGAGGAGCTGAAACGCCTCGACATCTTCTTAGCTGAAATTTACAA GCACCTGGATAGTGGCAGTCGAGAGTGTCCTGACATCACTGCCATTCAGACCAGAATAAAG gtgCTGACCTACAGAATGGACATGTCCTATGGCCAGATGGGCAGCCTCCTGCGCAGCGGCTCCAGACAGACGCTGTTCGCCAGCCAGCTGATGCGCTATGCAGATCTTTATTCCTCCACCTGCATCAACCTGCTGCACTACCCCTTCAATTATCTCTTCATGGCTCCTCCAGTCCTG ATGCCCCATGAGGCAGCATCTCAAATCTCAGCTGAGTTTGTATCATCAGACCTCACTAACAAAATTGTCACCAACAATATTGTCAGAAACTAA